From the Glandiceps talaboti chromosome 12, keGlaTala1.1, whole genome shotgun sequence genome, one window contains:
- the LOC144443758 gene encoding carbohydrate sulfotransferase 1-like yields the protein MVYCKQFNRRTLVITIVVIVVQVVLLVRYAVKNDSDNTSSSPKAMTGFEETNQGEDHVFDIGSLPSPGEELTNVAARRSPTNSTKSVNDIQEHQRVRNSAEQHTMEKSPSTNSYKHVLVFGRMTTGSKALAQYLSKRPDFFYVYEPGHMIFTCTALKGNVRNDSRTHLQELQTPLLNFLNDIYHCNFTKHQYFIKEMNKDNSLYRNRARLNDLQRPITEGALTTLCQSKHVISKIVRGNDIATYSDMLQKNNVKVIFLARDPRGMANSRLKKFGIKKNLSLSQKRLVLNEYVRQHCDWLETNYDSIMNGSRWLRKNTILVRYEDMASDRGSIGKLISEFIGLNSQHEDTDESEYDRNDYTVSLTKWVNYFTYDEVTRIQNLCTDRIFDIFGWVKVRKKWTFEKENQTWFRPMPSFLTKEGFFSI from the coding sequence ATGGTATATTGCAAGCAATTTAACAGAAGGACACTTGTCATCACCATTGTTGTCATTGTGGTGCAGGTGGTGCTCCTAGTGAGGTATGCTGTTAAAAATGATAGCGACAACACAAGTTCCTCACCAAAAGCAATGACTGGATTTGAAGAAACTAATCAAGGTGAAGATCATGTCTTCGATATTGGTTCGTTGCCAAGCCCAGGTGAAGAGTTGACCAATGTAGCAGCACGTCGATCGCCAACAAACTCAACAAAATCAGTCAATGACATACAAGAACACCAGAGAGTTAGGAACTCCGCTGAACAACACACAATGGAAAAGTCGCCAAGCACAAACTCATACAAACATGTGCTAGTGTTCGGACGAATGACTACAGGATCAAAAGCACTTGCTCAATATTTGAGTAAACGTCCAGATTTTTTCTACGTGTACGAACCTGGTCATATGATATTTACTTGTACTGCGCTTAAAGGGAATGTCCGAAACGACAGTCGTACGCATTTGCAAGAACTTCAGACACCATTACTAAATTTCTTGAATGACATTTATCATTGCAATTTCACAAAACACCAATATTTTATAAAAGAGATGAATAAAGATAACTCATTGTACAGAAATCGCGCACGTTTGAACGACTTGCAAAGGCCGATTACCGAGGGCGCCCTCACAACATTATGTCAATCAAAGCACGTCATCTCCAAAATTGTCCGAGGAAACGATATTGCTACATATTCAGATATGTTACAGAAGAATAACGTTAAGGTTATATTCCTGGCAAGGGATCCACGTGGTATGGCTAATTCTCGATTGAAAAAGTTTGGAATCAAGAAAAATCTCTCGCTCTCGCAAAAGAGATTGGTCCTGAATGAATACGTCAGGCAACACTGTGATTGGCTGGAAACAAACTACGATTCGATAATGAATGGTTCGAGATGGTTAAGAAAGAATACTATTTTGGTTCGCTATGAAGATATGGCTAGTGACAGGGGAAGTATTGGAAAACTGATATCTGAATTCATAGGTTTGAATTCACAACATGAGGACACCGATGAATCAGAATATGATCGTAATGATTATACCGTATCTCTAACGAAGTGGGTGAATTATTTCACCTATGATGAAGTGACACGCATCCAAAATTTATGCACGGATCgtatatttgacatttttggtTGGGTGAAAGTTAGAAAGAAGTGGACGTTTGAGAAAGAAAATCAAACATGGTTTCGGCCAATGCCAAGTTTTCTTACCAAAGAGGGGTTCTTCTCAATCTGA